From Streptomyces sp. SAI-135:
CATGCCGCCTCGGATTCCCTTGTCGTGTCATGAGAGGTGGACTCGTCGAACGGCGTGCGGTAGCTGGGTATGCGGGTGCGCAGTCCGAGCCGCAGGGTGAGCCGGATGCGTGTGGAGGCGGGCAGACGTACCGTCAGATACGGGCTCGCGCACGGCACTTCGGCTTCAGAGACCACCGGCTCGGTGTGTCCGTAGTCGTACATGTCACCGATCCAGCCGTCGTCCGTGCAGGCCGTGTACCGGGCGCCGGTGATGGTGTGTTCGGCGAACGCGCCCGCCTGGACGACGACCGTGCGGTCGGTGCCGGGGGAGAGGTTGACCAGTTCGACGGTGGTCGCCTCGGGGTCGATGGAGGTGACCAGGGCCGCCACGTCCGCGGGCAGGCCCGCCCGGCGGGCGTCGGCGTCGTGGTAGCGCAACCGCGCCTGCTGGAGTCCCCCCTGGTACATCACCTGAGGGCCGCCCCAGGTCAGCTGCACCAGGGCCTCGGTGACCACCGGGTTGCACTGCTGCCACACGTGGATGTCGGCCTCGGGTACATCCAGGTCGGCGTAGCGGTCGATGCGTCGCAGCCGGTGCCGTACCTGGGCCTGGGCGGCCGCGAGGATCCGCTCCGGGTAGCCGGGGTCGTCGCCGGCGAGGAACGCGAACCACGCCTTCTCGTGGCCGGACTCCTCCTTGGCCCGGAACGGGCGCACGGTGCGCCAGTCGATGCCGTCCGCCTCGCGCAGCCGCTCGAGGCGGGCGCGGTCGGCCTCCGAGGAGGTGTGGTGCCACAGGGCCACCGGCACGGGAGGCGTGGAGGGGTTGTAGTCGAACCAGCCCGAGTCGTTGTGCCGGAACGGCAGGTGGAGCGTGGGTGTGTCGCGGTCCGGGCCTAGTTCGGCCGCCCACTTGGAGGGCAGGCTGGAGTCGGCCTCGGAGTTGGGCATCACCTTGCCGTGATCGATGAGGGTGTCGAGTGAGGTCGCGACCATGGAGAGGTAGTCGTCGTCCCCGGTGACCGTCGCCGCCGCGATGGCTGCCACGCAGGCCGCGTGTCCGACACTGTGCCAGCCGTGCGGCCAGGACCAGCCGTAGTGGCCGCCGTACCATCTGCCTTCCAGGAGGCTGCCGACGACGCCGTCCGGGCCGACGTTGTCCGGGATCAGCCCGCCTTGTTCCCGGGTGCGCTCGCGCCAGGCGCCCACGTACTCGACGATCCAGTCGCGGTACCGCTCCTCGCCGCTCAGGATCCAGGCGTTGAGGACCAGTCCGGCCGCGGCGAGGTTGAGCGCGGTGTCGCCGACGCCCATCCTGTCCCGCATCTGATCACCGAGGCGCGGGTCCGCCGACAGCGGGAAGGGGCCGTCGGCCGCCTCGGGCAGCCACTCGAGCGGGAACCCGTAGGTCTCCGCCTCCTTGGGCAGCCAGGGGTAGACGTCACCGTCGAACAGGCCGGTGCGCTCGGGGTCGCTGCCGTTGTGCGGGCGGGTGATGATGCGGTGCTCGGGGTCGTAGTTGCCCTTGGCGGGGTCGACGTACAACTCGGCGAAACGCAGGGCGCGTTCGGACCAGCGCTCGGGGGCGGCCATGCACAGGAAGTACAGCAGCAGCAGGCTCTCGCCCTGGTGGAACCAGTCGTAGCCGCGCTCGTACTCGTCGCGCAGCATGTCCAGTTCGGTCAGCTGCTCGGTGACGCCCTCCCAGTGCCGTTCGCTGGCGGTCAGGAGGTCCTCGGCACCGCCGAGCAGGTACAGCTGCGGCCAGTTGAAGAAGACCTCGTAGAAGTCGTCCACGCCGTCGCGGCTGGTCAGCCGATTGTTGTAGTTCAACCGGCCGTCGGGGCCGGTGAAGGCGTGCTCGAAACGGCGCCAGGCGTGGTCCAGCAGGTCGAGCAGGGCGCGCTGTGCGACGGCCCAGCCAGGGGGTTCGAGCAAGGGGACGGTGGCCTGGACATCGGGTGTCGGGTCGCCGGAGGCGTCGGGGTGCGGACTGAAGGGCATGAGAGCGGTTACTCCTTGGTGGCGCCGGCGAGCATTCCGCTGACCAGGAAGCGCTGGGCGAACAGGAACACGACGAGTACGGGGGTGATGGCCACCAGCGTCGCCAGTGCCAGTTGCGGGCGTTGGATCGCGAGGTTGCCGACGGTCGGGTTGAACGAGGGCACGTTGCTGAGGAGGCTGCCGACACCCACCTGGATCGGCATCTGGTCGCTCTCGGGGAGCATCACGTAGGGCAGGAAGTAGTTCGTCCAGTTGGCGACGAAGCTGAAGAACCCGACCAGTGCGATGACGGGCGTCGCCAGCGGCAGGGCCACATGACGGAAGACACCGAACTCGGAGCAGCCGTCGATCCGGGCCGCGGCCAGGAGGTCCTTGGGTACGGCGGTGGTGAAGTAGATGTACGTCAGGTACACGCCGAACGGGTAGAACGAGTACGGCAGGATGATCGACCACATCGTGCCGATCAGATGCACCGCGTTGATCTCCAGGAACAGCGGTACCACCAGTGTGGCGTTCGGCATCAGCATCACGACGAGGGTCGCGATCAGGAGCGTGTGCCGGCCGCGGAACTCGGTCATCGCCAGCGCGTAGCCGGCCGGAACGGCCAGGCAGAGCGTGATGACCAGGGAGATCGCGGCGTAGAGGGCGGAGTTGCGCAGCCACAGCAGGATGGCGTCGTCCTGGAAGGCGGTGAGCGCGTGCCAGTTGGCCGACAGCGCGTGCCAGGAGCCGAAGGACAGCGGGTTGTCGTGGACCAGCTGCTGGTCGGTCTTGGTCGCCGCGAGCAGCAGCCACAGCACCGGCAGCACGAAGAACACCACGAACACGGTGAGCACCGAGCCCGCCAGCAGTCGGGACCCCATGTGCCGGTGGGGCCGGCGGCGCTGCCGTGGTTCCCCGTGCCGGGTTCGGCTCGTCACCTGCGCGCCTTGAGCGGTGAGAGGGGGAGTGGGCCGGGTCTCAGTCGGCATCGAAGAACCCCGATCGTGCGACGAAGACACCCGCGACCGACACGCTCACGACCAGCAGCTCCACGGAGACCGCGGCGGCGCCGTTGATGTTGTTCATCTGGAAGGCGAAGTCGTACGTCAGCTGGTTGAGCGAGTAGTCGCGGCCTGCCACACCCGTGCTGGCGAGGGACAGCAGCTGCGGTTCCACGAAGAGCTGGGCGCCGCCCGCGAAGGCCAGGATCACCATGTACACGATCCACTTGCGGAGCATGGGGATCTGCACCCGCCAGGCGGTCTGCCAGCCGTTCGCGCCGTCGATGCGGGCGGCCTCCATGACGTCCTTGGGGATGTTGTTGAGCGCGCCGTACATGACGACGATCCAGCCGCCCGCGCCCGTCCAGAACGCGATGATCGTGAACAGCAGTGCCAGGTTTCCCGGGGCGATGACCTCGCCGAACGTGTGGAAGCCCAGCGTCTCCAGCAGGGAACTGACCGGGCTGACCGTCGGGTCGAGCATGAACAGCCACACCAGGACGCTCGCGGCGCCGGCGAGGGCTCCGGGGATGTAGTAGAGGAAGCGCAGTGCCTGACTGAGCGGCCCGGAGGACAGCTTGTGCAGGAGCAGCGCCAGGACCACCACGAACACCACGAGCGACAGGAGCCAGAAGAGGAGGTACAGGGCCACGTGACCCAGCGAGTCGACGAAGCGGAAGTCCTGTGCCGTGGTGACGAAGTTGGAGAACCCGGTGAAGGCGCCTCCGGCGTTCGTGAACGCGAAGTAGATGGCGTAACAGGTCGGGAGGACGCCGAAGGCGATCAGCAGGAGTACGTAGCCGGCGACGAATGCCATGCCGGCCCGGCTCTGCCGGGAGGTGCCGCGAGGGCGCCCCCGGGCGGAGCCGGCCGAGGAGTGCGTGAGGGTCACTGGGAGACCTTGTATCCGTTGGACTTGGCGTACTTGACGATCGAGTCCTGCCAGGCCGGCAGCAGCGATTCGATGGTCTTGCCCTGCGTCAGGCCGGGCTTGACGGTGGCGGCCCAGATCGCTTCCTGGCTGAACTGGCCCGAGCCCCAGTCGGACCACACCTGCGAGGAGGCGTCCTTGAGGGCCGTGAGGTCACTGGCGTAGTACCCGGAGGCGGCCTGCGCCTTCAGCCAGTTCTCGGCGGCGGGCGCGTAGGCCGGGAAGCCGGGGGCCTTCTCGCCCTGGTAGGTGTTGTCGGTGGTGACCCACTTCAGGAAGTCGGTGGCGGCCTTGATGTGTGCGGAGTGCTTGGACAGCAGCCAGGTGCCGCCGCCGACGTTGCCGGTGGACGGTGAGGTCTCTCCCTGCCACTGCGGTATGGGTGCCACCGCGATCTGCTTGGCCGGGGTCTTGAGGCCGTCCTTGAACACGGCGCCGCCGTACCAGGCCGGGCCGGGCATGAGCAGGACCTTGCCGGCCTGGTTCTTGGCGAAATCGGTGCTGAAGACGCCGCTGATCGACATGGACTTGTTCTTGATCAGTACGTCCATCAGCTTGGCCATCTTGGTGCAGGCCTCGCTGGTGGTGTTGACGGACACGGACTTGGGCCCGGTGATGTGGTTCGCGCCGCACTTGCTCGCCCACAGGTAGATCTCAGGGGTGAAGGAGTCGCCCGCGTCACCGACGAGGTAGCCGGGGTGTTCCTCGGCGACCTTCTCGCCGAGCGCCTGGTACTCCTCCCAGGTCGTCGGGACCGTGTAGCCGAACTTCTTCAGCAGCGGGGCGTTGTACCAGAGCACCGCCTGGGAGAGGTCGTTGCGCAGGCAGTACAGGGTGCCGTCGACCGTGCACACGTCGTTGGCGCCCTTGGCGAACCCGTCGAGGGTCTGCTGCGGGATCAGGCCCTTGTTCAGCGGCGCCGCGAAGCCGGCGTCCACCGCCCAGCTCGCCTCGTTGTTCTGTGAGCTGAAGACGACGTCCGGCCAGCCCTTGCCCGTCCGGTTGAACAACTGGACCTTCGTCTGGAGGTAGTTGGAGCCGTTGGCGTCACCGTCGTAGCTGACGATGTCCAGCTTCACGTCCGGGTGCTGCGACTGGTACAGCTTCGCGGCGTCCATGCGGGTCGCGTCCACCCAGACGGTCAACGCCCCGTCCTTCTGGGCGGCCTGCGCGAATCCGTCCTTGGTCGTGCCGGTCGCGCCGCCACCCCCGCCACAGGCGGTCACGGTGAGCAGCACGGTGGCGGCGCAGCCGGCCAGCGACGCGGCACGTCTCCTGCTGGTCCCTGTCTCCCGGGTGACCGAAGGCTTGTAGACGGACATGTGCGACTCCACTCGGTTTGCCTGAGGCTGACGGCTCTGTCATTACCACTGCGAAAGAAATTAGCCGCCATATCGAAGGGAGCGTCAAGGGGTGTGTACGGCTTTTTTGGACCCGGCTGGACAGAGGAGTGCTGTTCTAGTGATCCCCTTACCTGGGCAAATGCGGATTTAAGGTCAAAGTCATGCAGGGATGCGCGGTCGCGGGCTCGAAGAATGAGTACGACTTATCATGGGCTGAGGTACGATGAGTGCGGCTTCACTCCGATCAGTCGCCCGCGTCGCAGTCACCCGGAGGCAGGACACATGAACGACACGCCCGCCGTGCCAGCAGTGGTGAACGGCGCGGTCGAGCGGCGCGACTACCGGCCCGGATACGAGGTCGTTGCGGAGCGGATCCTTGAATTCATCGCCGAGGAGCACCTGGTGCCCGGCGACCGGATGCCCACAGAGAACGACCTGGCCCAGCGGCTGGACACCAGTCGGGCGGTGGTCAGGGAAGCCGTGAAGATCCTCTCGGCCCTCGGCCGGGTGCGGGCGCACAAGGGCCGCGGTCTCTTCGTCGCGGACGACGAGGGCATGCTGATCACCAGTCGCTGGGGCGGGTTCTTCCGGCCCGTGGACCTCGACCACGTCCTCATGCTCTTCGAGTTCCGCCGGGTCCAGGAGATGGCTGCCGCCAGACTCGCGGCCACCCGCGCCACGCCGGCCGAACTGCGCGCCATCGAGGTCGCGATGCAGCAGTGCCGGGACGGGTACGTCCATGGTGAGGTCGATGTCTTCAACCAGGGCGACGACGACTTCCACGCGGCGGTGGCGGCCGCCTCGCACAACACGTTCCTCGGCAGCGCGGTGCGCGACGCCCGCCGACTGCAACGCCAGTCCAGTGCGATCGGCATCCACAACACCCTCGGCGAGGGCACCCCGGCCGCGGTCGAGGAGCACGAGGCGATCTACCGGGCCATCCGCGACGGCCACCCCGACGAAGCGGCCGAGGCCACGGCCGTACACCTGGACCGGACGCTGGAGGACTACCGACGGGAGATCCAGCGGCGCCTGTTCGGCTGATGGTCGCCAGGTACTGCTTGAGAGGCGAGAAGGACGCCGGCGTCCGGGGGCGAGTCGGGCCCGCTCCCGGCGCGCCGACGGCCCGCGTCGTGCTGCTCGTCCCGAGCGCTTCAGCCG
This genomic window contains:
- a CDS encoding ABC transporter substrate-binding protein produces the protein MSVYKPSVTRETGTSRRRAASLAGCAATVLLTVTACGGGGGATGTTKDGFAQAAQKDGALTVWVDATRMDAAKLYQSQHPDVKLDIVSYDGDANGSNYLQTKVQLFNRTGKGWPDVVFSSQNNEASWAVDAGFAAPLNKGLIPQQTLDGFAKGANDVCTVDGTLYCLRNDLSQAVLWYNAPLLKKFGYTVPTTWEEYQALGEKVAEEHPGYLVGDAGDSFTPEIYLWASKCGANHITGPKSVSVNTTSEACTKMAKLMDVLIKNKSMSISGVFSTDFAKNQAGKVLLMPGPAWYGGAVFKDGLKTPAKQIAVAPIPQWQGETSPSTGNVGGGTWLLSKHSAHIKAATDFLKWVTTDNTYQGEKAPGFPAYAPAAENWLKAQAASGYYASDLTALKDASSQVWSDWGSGQFSQEAIWAATVKPGLTQGKTIESLLPAWQDSIVKYAKSNGYKVSQ
- a CDS encoding carbohydrate ABC transporter permease, with amino-acid sequence MGSRLLAGSVLTVFVVFFVLPVLWLLLAATKTDQQLVHDNPLSFGSWHALSANWHALTAFQDDAILLWLRNSALYAAISLVITLCLAVPAGYALAMTEFRGRHTLLIATLVVMLMPNATLVVPLFLEINAVHLIGTMWSIILPYSFYPFGVYLTYIYFTTAVPKDLLAAARIDGCSEFGVFRHVALPLATPVIALVGFFSFVANWTNYFLPYVMLPESDQMPIQVGVGSLLSNVPSFNPTVGNLAIQRPQLALATLVAITPVLVVFLFAQRFLVSGMLAGATKE
- a CDS encoding sugar ABC transporter permease, which produces MTLTHSSAGSARGRPRGTSRQSRAGMAFVAGYVLLLIAFGVLPTCYAIYFAFTNAGGAFTGFSNFVTTAQDFRFVDSLGHVALYLLFWLLSLVVFVVVLALLLHKLSSGPLSQALRFLYYIPGALAGAASVLVWLFMLDPTVSPVSSLLETLGFHTFGEVIAPGNLALLFTIIAFWTGAGGWIVVMYGALNNIPKDVMEAARIDGANGWQTAWRVQIPMLRKWIVYMVILAFAGGAQLFVEPQLLSLASTGVAGRDYSLNQLTYDFAFQMNNINGAAAVSVELLVVSVSVAGVFVARSGFFDAD
- a CDS encoding FCD domain-containing protein is translated as MNDTPAVPAVVNGAVERRDYRPGYEVVAERILEFIAEEHLVPGDRMPTENDLAQRLDTSRAVVREAVKILSALGRVRAHKGRGLFVADDEGMLITSRWGGFFRPVDLDHVLMLFEFRRVQEMAAARLAATRATPAELRAIEVAMQQCRDGYVHGEVDVFNQGDDDFHAAVAAASHNTFLGSAVRDARRLQRQSSAIGIHNTLGEGTPAAVEEHEAIYRAIRDGHPDEAAEATAVHLDRTLEDYRREIQRRLFG